One window of Archangium lipolyticum genomic DNA carries:
- a CDS encoding inositol monophosphatase family protein, with translation MRQYLIEMAAYVREAVLNTKGTLKNRQVNGYSPGGDAQFDIDEVAEAAVWRFAQERGEPIALYSEDEGLRRIGEPKYVLIVDPIDGTRPAAAGLEMANISIAAARFKQDARIDDVEFALLQEIKSGAFIFADRSKDGLVSEGYRTPVPRLSSTTSLERMFWSMEFNGHPAQMMTKAYGHIIDRSANTGGVFVFNSASYSISRVVTGQLDAYVDIGNRLLKDHPATKADFERVGNGKVLHLFPYDIAASVLIAEKAGVIITDAYGKPLGSTLLMDLSPENQRSCIAASTRELHGRLLDSIHWK, from the coding sequence ATGCGGCAATACCTCATCGAGATGGCCGCGTACGTGCGCGAGGCCGTCCTCAACACCAAGGGCACGCTGAAGAACCGGCAGGTCAACGGCTACTCGCCCGGTGGCGACGCGCAGTTCGACATCGACGAGGTGGCGGAGGCGGCCGTCTGGCGCTTCGCCCAGGAGCGGGGTGAGCCCATCGCCCTGTACTCGGAGGACGAGGGCCTGCGGCGCATCGGGGAGCCGAAGTACGTGCTCATCGTGGACCCCATCGACGGCACCCGGCCGGCCGCGGCCGGACTGGAGATGGCCAACATCTCCATCGCCGCCGCCCGCTTCAAGCAGGACGCGCGGATCGACGACGTGGAGTTCGCCCTGCTGCAGGAGATCAAGTCCGGGGCGTTCATCTTCGCGGACCGCTCCAAGGACGGGCTCGTCTCCGAGGGCTACCGCACGCCGGTGCCCCGGCTGTCGAGCACCACCTCGCTGGAGCGGATGTTCTGGTCCATGGAGTTCAACGGGCACCCGGCGCAGATGATGACGAAGGCCTACGGGCACATCATCGACCGGTCCGCCAACACCGGCGGCGTGTTCGTCTTCAACAGCGCCTCCTACTCCATCTCGCGCGTCGTCACCGGCCAGCTGGATGCCTACGTGGACATCGGCAACCGGCTGCTCAAGGACCACCCCGCCACGAAGGCGGACTTCGAGCGGGTGGGCAACGGGAAGGTGCTGCACCTCTTCCCGTATGACATCGCCGCCAGCGTGCTCATCGCGGAGAAGGCGGGCGTCATCATCACCGACGCCTATGGCAAGCCGCTCGGGTCCACCCTGCTGATGGACCTGTCGCCCGAGAACCAGCGCTCGTGCATCGCGGCCTCCACCCGGGAGCTCCACGGCCGGCTCCTGGACAGCATCCACTGGAAGTAA
- a CDS encoding zinc-dependent alcohol dehydrogenase, which yields MKAIIFKGVNRLALEERPEPVITNPDDVVVRIDSTGICGTDRNIYLGNFKAREGVILGHESVGVVASVGPAVRNFKPGDRVIVNPTLNCGRCDFCQRGELNFCDNKAGTEIGVDRDGTFASYSLFPEQFLYKLPKGMEFNRAVVVEPLACVLNNAKAANLRAEDDVAIIGAGPIGMVWALYAQRVALRTTMLENNPFRIQFARKHLERVVDSGADNAVAAAISANGGRKFRVVVDTTGVMLERSLELVSKGGCVVLMGFNAGYKATIHPLTLVGNGIRIIGAGDYNSQIFPAAIDLAATLPLESLVTHQVELNEYEKAFGLIAGGQNNAAYGAMKVVIRS from the coding sequence ATGAAAGCCATCATCTTCAAGGGCGTGAACCGCCTGGCGCTCGAGGAGCGCCCCGAGCCCGTCATCACGAACCCCGACGACGTCGTCGTCCGCATCGACTCCACGGGCATCTGCGGAACCGACCGCAACATCTACCTGGGCAACTTCAAGGCCCGCGAGGGCGTCATCCTCGGCCACGAGTCGGTGGGCGTGGTGGCGTCGGTGGGCCCCGCCGTGCGCAACTTCAAGCCGGGGGACCGGGTGATCGTCAACCCGACCCTGAACTGCGGGCGGTGTGACTTCTGCCAGCGCGGCGAGCTCAACTTCTGCGACAACAAGGCCGGCACGGAGATCGGCGTCGACCGGGACGGGACGTTCGCCTCGTACTCGCTGTTCCCCGAGCAGTTCCTCTACAAGCTGCCGAAGGGGATGGAGTTCAACCGGGCGGTGGTGGTGGAGCCGCTGGCGTGCGTGCTCAACAACGCCAAGGCGGCGAACCTGCGGGCCGAGGATGACGTGGCCATCATCGGCGCCGGGCCCATTGGCATGGTCTGGGCCCTGTACGCCCAGCGCGTGGCGCTGCGCACGACGATGCTGGAGAACAACCCCTTCCGCATCCAGTTCGCCCGCAAGCACCTGGAGCGCGTCGTCGACTCGGGCGCGGACAACGCCGTGGCCGCCGCCATCTCCGCCAACGGCGGGCGCAAGTTCCGCGTCGTGGTGGACACCACGGGCGTGATGCTGGAGCGCTCGCTGGAGCTGGTCTCCAAGGGCGGGTGCGTGGTGCTGATGGGCTTCAACGCGGGCTACAAGGCCACCATCCACCCGCTCACCCTCGTGGGCAACGGCATCCGCATCATCGGCGCCGGCGACTACAACAGCCAGATCTTCCCCGCCGCCATCGACCTGGCCGCCACGCTGCCTCTCGAGAGCCTGGTGACGCACCAGGTGGAGCTGAATGAGTACGAGAAGGCCTTCGGGCTGATCGCCGGTGGCCAGAACAACGCGGCGTACGGGGCGATGAAGGTCGTCATCCGCTCCTAG